Proteins encoded within one genomic window of Brachybacterium avium:
- the pknB gene encoding Stk1 family PASTA domain-containing Ser/Thr kinase gives MSEENVVLGGRYRLGRILGTGGMAEVFLAEDTRLHRTVAVKVLRSDLARDSSFQERFRREAHSAASLNHPSIVAVYDTGEEQQTTITGAEVTIPYIVMEYVQGKTLREYIDPEHPMPAAQAGEIMAALLSALEYSHRAGIVHRDIKPGNIMINEAGAVKVMDFGIARAIADATSAMTATQAVMGTAQYLSPEQARGQLVDARSDIYSAACVMFEMLTGRPPFTGDTPVSIAYQHVREEPHPPSAYNPAITPALDAVILTGLTKDREQRYPSAVAFSRDIAAVVSGRAPALVGGAVPTGDDAAATTVLGPVDDATEALPAMSAVGAATAGGLRAQSWNGVSAPTPSTGPLALHTIDEPETVEENEDRRKPWWLIILVVLAVLGLVAAALAVLQPWDQGPETVAVPSIVGETEEDAGALLDDAGLKGDFVQAESMEVEAGTVISAEPGEGEDVAVGSTVEVTVSTGPEAVDVPDVTDKPRDEAEKLLEDAGFVPKHVDSEDKQKTERGIVTRTNPSAGSSAQRGSEVQFWDATGSYPVPDLVGTDLDKATEILKSIGFEVESTERPDGEHAPGTVLEQTPPGGKSETIGATIQLVVAAPEGPVSVPNVTGQPLADAQKTLGDAGFGHTDTDEHSDSVEKGRVIRTEPGANEQVDRSSTITIVVSSGPKATPTEEPSEKPSDKPKETPSESESASPTEDDDPSADPPSDEPGTGENNAGKGDGNG, from the coding sequence GTGAGCGAAGAGAACGTGGTCCTGGGCGGGCGCTACCGTCTGGGACGGATCCTCGGCACCGGCGGTATGGCGGAGGTGTTCCTCGCGGAGGACACCCGGCTGCATCGCACCGTCGCCGTCAAGGTGCTGCGCTCCGACCTGGCCCGGGACTCCAGCTTCCAGGAGCGGTTCCGTCGTGAGGCGCACAGCGCCGCCTCCCTGAACCATCCCTCGATCGTCGCCGTGTACGACACCGGCGAGGAGCAGCAGACCACCATCACCGGGGCGGAAGTCACCATCCCCTACATCGTGATGGAGTACGTCCAGGGCAAGACCCTGCGCGAGTACATCGACCCCGAGCATCCGATGCCCGCCGCGCAGGCCGGCGAGATCATGGCGGCGCTGCTGAGCGCCCTGGAGTACTCCCACCGCGCCGGGATCGTGCACCGGGACATCAAGCCCGGCAACATCATGATCAACGAGGCCGGCGCGGTGAAGGTGATGGACTTCGGCATCGCCCGTGCGATCGCCGATGCCACCAGTGCGATGACCGCGACCCAAGCCGTGATGGGCACCGCCCAGTACCTCTCCCCCGAGCAGGCCCGCGGCCAGCTCGTCGACGCCCGCTCCGATATCTACTCCGCCGCCTGCGTGATGTTCGAGATGCTGACCGGGCGTCCCCCGTTCACCGGCGACACCCCGGTCTCGATCGCCTACCAGCACGTGCGCGAGGAGCCGCATCCGCCCTCGGCCTACAACCCGGCGATCACCCCGGCCCTGGACGCCGTGATCCTCACCGGCCTGACCAAGGATCGCGAGCAGCGCTACCCGAGCGCGGTCGCCTTCTCGCGCGATATCGCTGCAGTGGTGTCCGGGCGGGCCCCGGCCCTGGTGGGGGGCGCCGTCCCGACGGGCGATGACGCCGCGGCCACCACCGTGCTCGGCCCGGTCGACGATGCCACCGAGGCGCTGCCGGCCATGAGCGCGGTCGGTGCCGCGACCGCCGGCGGGCTGCGCGCCCAGAGCTGGAACGGGGTCTCCGCCCCGACGCCCAGCACGGGCCCCCTCGCCCTGCACACGATCGACGAGCCCGAGACGGTCGAGGAGAACGAGGATCGCCGCAAGCCCTGGTGGCTGATCATCCTGGTGGTCCTCGCGGTGCTCGGGCTGGTCGCTGCGGCCCTCGCCGTCCTCCAGCCCTGGGACCAGGGCCCCGAGACGGTCGCCGTGCCGTCGATCGTGGGAGAGACCGAGGAGGACGCCGGCGCGCTCCTGGACGATGCCGGGCTGAAGGGCGATTTCGTCCAGGCGGAGTCCATGGAGGTCGAGGCGGGGACCGTCATCTCCGCCGAGCCCGGGGAAGGGGAGGACGTCGCCGTCGGCTCCACCGTCGAGGTGACCGTCTCCACCGGTCCGGAGGCGGTCGATGTCCCCGACGTCACGGACAAACCCCGCGATGAGGCGGAGAAGCTGCTCGAGGACGCCGGATTCGTCCCCAAGCACGTCGACAGCGAGGACAAGCAGAAGACCGAGCGCGGGATCGTCACTCGCACGAACCCGTCGGCCGGCAGTTCCGCCCAGCGCGGCAGCGAAGTCCAGTTCTGGGACGCGACCGGCAGCTACCCGGTGCCGGATCTGGTCGGGACCGACCTCGACAAGGCCACCGAGATCCTCAAGAGCATCGGGTTCGAGGTCGAGAGCACCGAGCGCCCGGACGGCGAGCACGCCCCGGGCACGGTGCTCGAGCAGACGCCCCCGGGCGGGAAGTCCGAGACGATCGGTGCCACGATCCAGCTGGTCGTCGCAGCGCCCGAGGGCCCCGTCTCCGTTCCCAACGTGACCGGGCAGCCGCTTGCGGATGCCCAGAAGACTCTCGGTGATGCGGGCTTCGGCCACACCGACACCGATGAGCATTCGGACAGTGTCGAGAAGGGCCGGGTGATCCGCACCGAGCCCGGCGCGAACGAACAGGTCGACCGGAGCTCCACGATCACGATCGTGGTCTCCTCCGGGCCGAAGGCGACCCCCACCGAAGAGCCCAGCGAGAAGCCCAGCGACAAGCCGAAGGAGACTCCCTCGGAGTCGGAGTCCGCCTCGCCGACCGAGGACGACGATCCGTCCGCCGACCCGCCGAGCGACGAGCCGGGCACTGGTGAGAACAACGCCGGGAAGGGAGACGGGAATGGCTGA
- a CDS encoding FtsW/RodA/SpoVE family cell cycle protein, whose translation MATIVSYTARPRRLTQALLLSFAVVTGVGAYALVGLGRFHELPENLLAYGVGAAVLALVLQIAVMWRAPYADPVILPLVVLLNLLGIAMIESVHSANQIFGIRSSASADRQMLWAVLGVLLCVAVLVMLRDHRRLRRFTWISAVAGAVLLLLPLAPVIGSARNGSKIWIDLAGYSFQPAELAKIAFAIFFAGYLVSRRDTLALAGPKVLGIHLPRWSDFGPILVAWGFAMAVLVFQTDLGTSLMFFGLFVAMLYVATDRLSWLVIGAVMFLPPAIFAATQMSHVRTRLTCWLDPLSSANYSTCEQIAQGLFGLSNGGITGAGLGEGRPDVVPHAESDFIFASFAEELGMVGAFALLLLYLLLVQRALRAAVGISDGFGTLLAGGLGFVMALQVFVVVGGVTRVIPLTGLTLPFLAAGGSSLVCNWIIAGILVRLSDAARRPAARQVPGTGSAAAPRPAQEVGA comes from the coding sequence GTGGCCACGATCGTGTCGTACACCGCGCGGCCGCGCAGGCTCACCCAGGCGCTGCTGCTGTCGTTCGCGGTGGTCACCGGTGTGGGCGCCTACGCCCTGGTGGGGCTCGGCCGGTTCCATGAGCTGCCGGAGAACCTGCTGGCGTACGGGGTCGGTGCCGCTGTGCTCGCGCTCGTGCTGCAGATCGCGGTGATGTGGCGGGCCCCCTACGCGGATCCCGTGATCCTGCCGCTGGTGGTGCTGCTGAACCTGCTGGGCATCGCGATGATCGAGTCCGTCCACTCCGCGAACCAGATCTTCGGGATCCGCAGCTCGGCGAGCGCGGACCGGCAGATGCTGTGGGCGGTGCTCGGCGTGCTGCTGTGCGTCGCGGTGCTGGTGATGCTGCGGGACCACCGCCGCCTGCGCCGCTTCACCTGGATCAGCGCCGTCGCCGGTGCGGTGCTGCTGCTGCTGCCGCTCGCGCCGGTGATCGGTTCGGCCCGCAACGGCTCGAAGATCTGGATCGATCTCGCGGGCTACAGCTTCCAGCCCGCCGAGCTGGCGAAGATCGCCTTCGCGATCTTCTTCGCCGGCTACCTGGTCTCCCGCCGGGACACGCTCGCCCTCGCCGGCCCGAAGGTGCTGGGCATCCACCTGCCGCGCTGGTCCGACTTCGGCCCGATCCTGGTGGCCTGGGGCTTCGCGATGGCGGTGCTGGTCTTCCAGACCGATCTCGGCACCTCGCTGATGTTCTTCGGCCTGTTCGTCGCGATGCTGTACGTGGCCACGGACCGGCTGAGCTGGCTGGTGATCGGGGCCGTGATGTTCCTGCCCCCGGCGATCTTCGCCGCCACCCAGATGAGCCACGTCCGCACCCGCCTCACCTGCTGGCTGGATCCGCTCTCGAGCGCGAACTACTCCACCTGCGAGCAGATCGCCCAGGGCCTGTTCGGCCTCTCCAACGGCGGCATCACCGGCGCCGGCCTCGGGGAGGGGCGGCCCGACGTGGTCCCCCATGCCGAGTCCGACTTCATCTTCGCCTCCTTCGCGGAGGAGCTCGGGATGGTCGGGGCCTTCGCCCTGCTGCTGCTGTACCTGCTGCTGGTGCAGCGGGCGCTGCGCGCCGCCGTCGGCATCTCCGACGGCTTCGGCACCCTGCTCGCGGGCGGTCTCGGCTTCGTGATGGCGCTGCAGGTCTTCGTGGTCGTCGGCGGGGTCACCCGGGTGATCCCGCTGACCGGCCTCACCCTCCCCTTCCTGGCCGCCGGCGGCAGCTCCCTGGTGTGCAACTGGATCATCGCGGGCATCCTGGTGCGCCTGTCCGACGCGGCCCGTCGGCCCGCCGCCCGGCAGGTCCCGGGCACAGGGTCGGCCGCTGCGCCGCGCCCCGCCCAGGAGGTGGGCGCATGA
- a CDS encoding peptidoglycan D,D-transpeptidase FtsI family protein, protein MNRPLRHVWLVISVLFVLLFTSTTYFQVIAKDRLNAHGQNDRTLYNEYGRHRGPIVVDGHPIAVSQSSDDTYGYLRTYDPGAMYAPVTGYYSVVYGFTGIERSLNDTLSGEADALFYHRISDILSGRQGRGATVELTLDSAAQEAAWNALDGRRGAVVALDPETGAVLAMVSAPSYDPNQLASHDRASVRTAWQELNEDPERPLANRAIGGDLYPPGSAFKLVVAASALESGSYTAETEIPGPGTWELPNSTAVMNNHAGGGTEACGPDDTSTLADALRQSCNTSFAMLGVDLGEEQLRETAEGFGFGQRLEIPLSVTPSRIGEDLDDSQLATTSIGQYETRVTPLQMAMVAGTFANDGVVMQPQLVKAVRTSDLTTVAALTPKELGQPLTAANAAQMRQMMVGVVEDGTGTAAAIDGVEVGGKTGTAEWGEGRQAHSWFVGYAQQGDQKIAVAVVVEEGGYGSRTAAPIAQDVMEAVIRP, encoded by the coding sequence ATGAACCGGCCGCTGCGCCATGTCTGGCTCGTGATCAGCGTGCTGTTCGTGCTGCTGTTCACCTCGACCACCTATTTCCAGGTGATCGCCAAGGATCGGCTCAACGCCCACGGGCAGAACGACCGCACCCTCTACAACGAGTACGGGCGCCATCGCGGCCCGATCGTGGTGGACGGGCATCCGATCGCGGTCTCGCAGTCCTCGGACGACACCTACGGCTACCTGCGCACCTACGACCCCGGCGCCATGTACGCCCCGGTGACCGGGTACTACTCGGTGGTGTACGGCTTCACCGGCATCGAGCGGTCGCTGAACGACACCCTCTCCGGCGAGGCCGATGCGCTGTTCTACCACCGCATCTCCGACATCCTCTCCGGTCGGCAGGGACGGGGGGCGACCGTCGAGCTCACCCTCGACTCCGCGGCCCAGGAGGCCGCCTGGAACGCGCTGGACGGACGCCGCGGTGCGGTGGTCGCCCTGGACCCGGAGACCGGAGCCGTGCTGGCTATGGTCTCCGCCCCCAGCTATGACCCCAACCAGCTCGCCTCCCATGACCGGGCGTCCGTGCGCACGGCGTGGCAGGAGCTCAACGAGGACCCGGAGCGGCCGCTGGCCAACCGGGCGATCGGCGGGGATCTCTACCCGCCCGGCTCCGCGTTCAAGCTCGTGGTCGCCGCCTCCGCCCTCGAGTCCGGCAGCTATACCGCTGAGACGGAGATCCCCGGACCGGGCACCTGGGAGCTGCCGAACTCCACCGCCGTGATGAACAACCACGCCGGCGGCGGCACCGAGGCCTGCGGGCCCGACGACACCTCGACCCTGGCCGATGCGCTGCGTCAGTCCTGCAACACCTCCTTCGCGATGCTCGGCGTGGATCTGGGCGAGGAGCAGCTGCGCGAGACCGCCGAGGGCTTCGGCTTCGGGCAGCGGCTGGAGATCCCGCTGTCGGTGACCCCCTCGAGGATCGGCGAGGATCTGGACGACTCCCAGCTCGCGACCACCTCGATCGGGCAGTACGAGACCCGGGTGACGCCGCTGCAGATGGCGATGGTGGCCGGGACGTTCGCGAACGACGGGGTGGTCATGCAGCCGCAGCTGGTCAAGGCGGTGCGCACGAGCGACCTGACCACGGTCGCCGCCCTCACGCCGAAGGAGCTGGGACAGCCGCTGACCGCCGCGAACGCCGCCCAGATGCGCCAGATGATGGTGGGCGTGGTCGAGGACGGCACCGGCACCGCGGCGGCGATCGACGGCGTCGAGGTGGGCGGCAAGACCGGAACCGCGGAGTGGGGCGAGGGCCGCCAGGCCCACTCCTGGTTCGTGGGATATGCACAGCAGGGAGACCAGAAGATCGCCGTGGCGGTCGTGGTCGAGGAAGGCGGATACGGCTCGCGCACCGCGGCGCCGATCGCCCAGGACGTGATGGAGGCGGTGATCCGGCCATGA
- a CDS encoding anthranilate synthase component II produces the protein MAEGTPGGGAEIAAESPAARILVVDNYDSFVFTIVGYLQQLGAETVVVRNDEVPATPGGEVDLSGFDGVLISPGPGNPTTAGRSLEVIGACAARELPMLGVCLGHQALGQYFGATVDHAPQLMHGRTSELTHQGTSVFAGAPSPMTATRYHSLTVVPETIPAQLEVTARTADGMVMGLAHRELPLHGVQFHPESVLTENGHLMLARFLQLCDGRDAIERAAGLEPLMTAG, from the coding sequence ATGGCTGAGGGCACACCGGGAGGTGGCGCCGAGATCGCCGCGGAGTCCCCGGCCGCGCGGATCCTGGTGGTCGACAACTACGACAGCTTCGTCTTCACGATCGTCGGCTACCTGCAGCAGCTGGGCGCCGAGACGGTCGTGGTCCGCAACGACGAGGTGCCGGCGACCCCTGGGGGCGAGGTGGACCTCTCCGGATTCGACGGCGTGCTGATCTCCCCCGGCCCGGGCAATCCCACCACCGCCGGCCGCTCCCTCGAGGTCATCGGCGCCTGCGCCGCACGTGAGCTGCCGATGCTGGGCGTGTGCCTGGGCCATCAGGCGCTGGGGCAGTACTTCGGCGCCACCGTGGATCATGCCCCGCAGCTGATGCACGGACGCACCAGCGAGCTCACCCACCAGGGCACGAGCGTGTTCGCCGGAGCGCCGTCCCCGATGACCGCCACCCGCTATCACTCGCTGACCGTGGTGCCGGAGACGATCCCCGCGCAGCTCGAGGTGACCGCCCGCACGGCCGACGGCATGGTGATGGGGCTGGCGCATCGCGAGCTGCCGCTGCACGGGGTCCAGTTCCATCCGGAGTCGGTGCTCACCGAGAACGGGCACCTGATGCTGGCCCGCTTCCTGCAGCT
- a CDS encoding serine/threonine-protein kinase, whose protein sequence is MKTEPGLVLEGRYELTSLIATGGMGQVWKGRDRELDREVAIKVLREEYAGDDGFLKRFRAEARHTAALSHDGIAALYDYGELDGRAYIVMELCPGRPLSEIIEENSGGLPEKRVVSLLIELARALDAAHSKGVVHRDVKPENVLVDEKNDWSMKITDFGIARSKDQARLTKTGLVMGTAQYLSPEQAMGKQATSLSDIYALGIVGYEMLVGRRPFTGSSQVEIAMAQVKQQPPALPEMISADLRRLMMMMLAKAPANRPRSAAAVSRILEAVQRGVEPRFSTGAIPVTKVADHDWTGENQVRPGSAAESSGASPASSDGHRPGASPTGTRTAAMPLPLSGRGRGIRHRSGTSGPSALSAASAGSAPRRAARPTRSANSALSASSALSASSARSANSANSANSGRSASSPSAGPRKGAGATGAGADRPAASRRTGAFDDVDTPTSSRTVRGTSTTGRKLAGMSFPGLVLVVLVILAIIAAIAGGLGLLPLGAMDALGTPGGAEMAHVASADPVSATTMVGSVGVDHGTRTGVE, encoded by the coding sequence ATGAAGACCGAACCGGGGCTCGTGCTCGAAGGACGCTACGAACTGACGTCCCTGATCGCCACCGGCGGGATGGGGCAGGTCTGGAAGGGTCGCGATCGAGAACTCGATCGCGAGGTCGCGATCAAGGTGCTGCGAGAGGAGTACGCCGGCGACGACGGCTTCCTCAAGCGCTTCCGCGCCGAGGCCCGCCATACCGCCGCCCTCTCGCACGACGGCATCGCCGCGCTGTACGACTACGGCGAGCTCGACGGCCGCGCCTACATCGTCATGGAGCTGTGCCCGGGCCGCCCGCTCTCGGAGATCATCGAGGAGAATTCCGGCGGGCTGCCGGAGAAGCGCGTGGTCTCGCTGCTCATCGAGCTCGCCCGAGCGCTGGATGCCGCCCATTCCAAGGGCGTGGTCCACCGCGATGTGAAGCCCGAGAACGTGCTGGTCGACGAGAAGAACGACTGGTCCATGAAGATCACCGACTTCGGGATCGCCCGCAGCAAGGACCAGGCCCGGCTGACCAAGACCGGCCTGGTGATGGGCACCGCCCAGTACCTCTCCCCGGAGCAGGCGATGGGCAAGCAGGCCACCTCGCTCTCGGATATCTATGCGCTGGGCATCGTGGGCTACGAGATGCTGGTGGGTCGCCGGCCCTTCACCGGCTCCAGCCAGGTCGAGATCGCGATGGCGCAGGTCAAGCAGCAGCCTCCGGCGCTGCCCGAGATGATCTCGGCGGATCTGCGGCGGCTGATGATGATGATGCTCGCCAAGGCCCCGGCGAATCGTCCCCGCTCCGCGGCCGCGGTGTCCCGGATCCTTGAGGCGGTCCAGCGCGGCGTCGAGCCGCGCTTCAGCACCGGCGCGATCCCGGTGACCAAGGTTGCCGACCATGACTGGACCGGGGAGAACCAGGTCCGGCCCGGATCTGCGGCGGAGAGCTCCGGTGCCTCCCCGGCCTCATCCGACGGCCATCGCCCCGGGGCCTCGCCCACGGGGACCCGCACGGCCGCGATGCCGTTGCCGCTGTCCGGTCGCGGTCGCGGGATCCGGCACCGTTCGGGCACCTCGGGACCGTCGGCGCTGTCGGCCGCCTCCGCCGGTTCCGCGCCGCGCCGCGCCGCCCGCCCGACCCGGTCGGCGAACTCCGCGCTGTCGGCGAGCTCAGCGCTGTCGGCGAGCTCGGCACGATCGGCGAACTCGGCAAACTCAGCGAACTCCGGCCGGTCGGCGTCCTCTCCGTCGGCGGGGCCCCGCAAAGGCGCGGGAGCGACCGGTGCCGGGGCCGACCGGCCTGCGGCGTCGCGTCGGACCGGCGCCTTCGACGATGTCGACACCCCCACCTCCTCGCGGACGGTGCGCGGCACCTCCACCACCGGCCGGAAGCTCGCGGGCATGTCGTTCCCGGGACTGGTCCTGGTGGTCCTGGTGATCCTCGCGATCATCGCGGCGATCGCGGGCGGGCTCGGCCTGCTCCCGCTGGGGGCGATGGACGCGCTGGGGACACCGGGCGGTGCGGAGATGGCTCACGTCGCCTCAGCCGACCCGGTCTCAGCAACTACGATGGTCGGATCGGTCGGTGTCGACCACGGCACGAGGACAGGTGTGGAGTGA